Proteins encoded together in one Quercus lobata isolate SW786 chromosome 3, ValleyOak3.0 Primary Assembly, whole genome shotgun sequence window:
- the LOC115979999 gene encoding uncharacterized protein LOC115979999 has protein sequence MKQLQHFSHPEHPLVFNEDKIYGKKCYGCREPILGPSYSCKECGGRWVHHKSCAELPLGLLHHPFHPLHPLLLFDEANSEVNKEFSNCQVCKENRWEYCYGCFRCNFKLHIRCGSLPPIMEAEVDEHPLTAIWKRMTFTCDLCAKEDKGMPYVCNPCGFLIHRRCANFPGRLKVVRHNHPLNLIHSLELHQSNSQLCQLCFLKLDTNYALYYCSTCHFAAHLDCAMSRGNMEDINLLELKEEESAESKAMLENVDSKLDQSVDSEICKVIKTTVGEDGTEIATEIKHFSHEHHLKLTDDEVPNNKICDGCVRAILTPSFYSCVNFNCSFFLHKSCIKLPKIKQHPLHRHPLTLTYQRWYFECSVCEQWCNGFSYDCQGCYFELDAQCSLISNILTHACHEHPLYLSITNYEQKCSICDSKEYQVFRCTTCEFVLNFNCATLPQTAWYYQHEHPFTLCYAPEDDSGEYYCDICEEERDLKQWFYYCEDCSYPAHLECIVGEDPNYKKHK, from the coding sequence ATGAAGCAGCTTCAACATTTTAGTCATCCGGAGCATCCGTTGGTCTTCAATGAAGACAAAATTTACGGCAAAAAGTGTTATGGGTGCAGGGAACCAATATTGGGTCCTAGCTACAGTTGTAAAGAATGCGGAGGGAGGTGGGTTCATCATAAATCATGTGCGGAACTACCCCTTGGGTTGCTGCACCATCCCTTTCACCCATTAcatcctcttcttctctttgaCGAAGCTAATTCTGAAGTCAACAAAGAGTTTAGCAATTGCCAAGTTTGCAAAGAAAATCGTTGGGAATATTGTTATGGTTGTTTCCGTTGCAATTTTAAGCTTCACATTAGATGTGGTTCTTTACCACCCATCATGGAAGCTGAAGTCGATGAACACCCATTGACAGCCATTTGGAAGAGGATGACGTTCACTTGCGACCTTTGTGCCAAAGAAGACAAAGGTATGCCCTATGTGTGTAATCCATGTGGTTTCTTGATTCATAGAAGATGTGCTAATTTCCCAGGCAGACTGAAAGTCGTACGGCACAATCACCCCCTCAACCTCATCCATTCTCTTGAACTCCATCAATCCAACTCCCAATTATGTCAACTCTGTTTTCTAAAACTGGACACAAACTATGCCCTTTACTATTGCTCCACATGCCATTTCGCTGCCCACCTCGATTGTGCTATGAGCCGGGGAAACATGGAGGACATAAATTTGCTGGAACTTAAAGAGGAGGAGTCCGCCGAGTCAAAAGCTATGCTGGAAAATGTAGATTCAAAGCTCGATCAATCCGTTGACTCAGAAATTTGCAAAGTCATAAAAACCACTGTGGGGGAGGACGGAACTGAAATTGCCACAGAAATCAAACACTTCAGccatgagcatcacttaaagctTACTGATGATGAGGTtccaaataacaaaatttgCGACGGGTGCGTACGAGCTATTCTCACTCCATCTTTTTACAGTTGTGTCAATTTCAATTGTAGCTTCTTTCTTCATAAATCTTGTATTaaattacccaaaataaaacaaCACCCACTTCATCGACACCCGCTCACCCTCACTTATCAGCGATGGTATTTTGAGTGTTCTGTCTGTGAACAATGGTGCAATGGCTTTAGTTACGATTGTCAGGGATGCTACTTTGAACTCGATGCTCAATGTAGTTTGATCTCAAATATCCTTACTCATGCCTGTCATGAGCATCCTCTTTACCTCTCTATCACAAATTACGAACAGAAGTGTAGTATTTGTGATTCTAAAGAATACCAAGTATTCCGTTGTACCACTTGTGAATTTGTTCTAAACTTCAATTGTGCTACACTACCACAAACTGCATGGTACTACCAACATGAGCATCCCTTCACTCTATGTTATGCTCCCGAAGATGACTCTGGTGAATATTATTGTGACATCTGTGAAGAAGAACGAGATCTCAAGCAATGGTTCTACTACTGTGAAGATTGCAGTTATCCTGCTCATTTAGAATGTATTGTTGGGGAAGACCCAAATTACAAGAAACACAAATAA